The following proteins are co-located in the Maridesulfovibrio sp. genome:
- a CDS encoding ABC transporter permease, which translates to MILGENIRESFRSLMGAKQRSLLALIGIVIGIGSVIAMVTVGQIVENEVIRQFKEMGTDVCSVQQEYGGGIDTGFNLQNVLKIPQACSTIRTVAPYVSFYSDLKFSGKRTSCPALGVTEEFARLYKIPIGAGRFISDLDGHSAFCVLGDSKAKWLREQGESNPIGKQVIFDERIYTVIGIADAVPMGTFTPYEINEGIMIPVKTAMRSQDRPQINTFGTRMIESGISEQATEQLKSYFKLTSKTEIRVTSAEELVAQMKKQMRMFTALLGAIGSISLIVGGVGVMNVMLVSVSERKKEIGIRRAIGAKRKDIQFQFLVESIILSFIGGMLGTALGVGATAIICNFASWSFFVSEEAVILGVGVSAAVGIFFGYYPARQASALSPIDALRS; encoded by the coding sequence ATGATTCTGGGTGAAAACATAAGGGAATCCTTCCGTTCACTTATGGGCGCTAAACAACGCTCTTTACTGGCCCTGATCGGGATTGTCATCGGCATCGGTTCGGTAATCGCCATGGTCACCGTGGGTCAGATTGTCGAAAATGAAGTCATCCGCCAATTCAAGGAAATGGGGACCGATGTCTGCTCCGTACAGCAGGAATACGGGGGGGGCATAGATACTGGCTTTAATCTCCAGAATGTACTCAAGATTCCGCAGGCATGTTCCACCATCCGCACGGTGGCCCCCTATGTCTCATTTTACAGTGACCTTAAATTTTCAGGCAAACGCACATCCTGCCCCGCGCTGGGCGTTACGGAAGAATTTGCGCGTCTCTACAAGATCCCTATCGGTGCAGGCAGGTTTATCTCCGATTTGGACGGACATTCCGCCTTCTGCGTCCTTGGTGACAGTAAGGCAAAATGGCTGCGCGAGCAGGGGGAAAGCAATCCCATCGGTAAACAGGTAATCTTTGACGAACGCATCTACACCGTAATCGGCATTGCCGATGCAGTACCCATGGGAACCTTTACTCCCTACGAAATAAACGAAGGGATCATGATCCCCGTCAAGACCGCCATGCGCAGTCAGGACCGCCCGCAGATAAACACTTTCGGAACCCGCATGATAGAAAGCGGCATCAGTGAGCAGGCCACCGAACAGCTTAAAAGTTATTTCAAACTGACATCCAAGACCGAAATCAGGGTCACCAGCGCGGAAGAATTAGTGGCCCAGATGAAAAAGCAGATGCGCATGTTCACGGCTCTGCTGGGAGCCATCGGTTCCATCTCACTCATTGTGGGCGGCGTAGGAGTCATGAACGTTATGCTGGTTTCGGTTTCAGAACGTAAAAAAGAAATCGGCATCCGTCGGGCCATCGGCGCCAAACGCAAAGACATCCAGTTCCAGTTTCTGGTGGAATCCATCATCCTTTCCTTCATCGGCGGAATGCTGGGAACAGCATTGGGGGTCGGGGCCACGGCCATCATATGCAATTTTGCAAGCTGGAGTTTCTTTGTTTCCGAAGAAGCGGTCATACTCGGAGTAGGGGTATCAGCGGCGGTAGGCATCTTTTTCGGCTACTACCCGGCGCGGCAGGCTTCAGCCTTAAGCCCCATTGACGCTTTGCGTTCCTGA
- a CDS encoding ABC transporter ATP-binding protein produces the protein MLNIEDVHKSYLLGTVEVEVLKGVNLKVDEGELLAILGSSGCGKSTLMNILGFLDQPSSGTYRFNGKLADKMSDDELSAIRNHEIGFVFQQFHLLPKLTALDNVCLRLLYRGVPKKERETLAKEMLTKVGMGERGDHRPNELSGGQQQRVAIARALCGEPSLILADEPTGALDTATGKDIMDLFLTLNEEEGITVVIITHDPGLAKRCKRSIRMRDGRLEGA, from the coding sequence ATGCTCAACATTGAGGACGTACATAAATCCTACCTGTTGGGCACGGTTGAAGTCGAAGTGCTCAAAGGGGTCAACCTCAAGGTTGACGAAGGCGAACTATTGGCTATCCTCGGCTCGTCCGGCTGCGGAAAATCAACTCTTATGAACATTCTGGGCTTCCTTGATCAGCCCAGTTCCGGCACATACCGCTTCAACGGCAAACTGGCCGATAAAATGAGTGATGATGAACTTTCCGCCATTCGCAATCACGAAATAGGCTTTGTCTTCCAGCAATTTCATCTGCTGCCCAAGCTGACCGCCCTTGATAATGTCTGCCTGCGGCTGCTTTATCGCGGGGTGCCCAAAAAAGAACGGGAAACGCTGGCTAAAGAAATGCTGACCAAGGTCGGCATGGGCGAACGCGGAGACCACCGTCCCAATGAACTTTCCGGCGGCCAGCAGCAGAGGGTCGCCATTGCCCGCGCCCTGTGCGGGGAGCCTTCACTTATTCTGGCTGACGAACCCACCGGGGCACTTGATACCGCGACAGGAAAAGACATCATGGACCTTTTCCTGACCCTGAACGAAGAAGAAGGCATAACCGTGGTTATCATCACTCATGACCCCGGTCTGGCAAAACGTTGTAAACGTTCCATCCGCATGCGGGACGGCAGACTGGAGGGAGCATGA
- a CDS encoding PAS domain S-box protein, translated as MDNMLDTPLRETILQVMNDGVMILGNKGIVTGANPALAKMLGISGNELEGMPLMAVVPPVEENDEFMQTLLDTIYKDCTISNRATPYYKEDGEKIYLSVSVSRLKDKDGESCGAVLVLRDITEIEKMRQDEKQLNQELTQAMRDADESNKALQNSLTQGKKVRFIIIAAVFCFFCAVGAFFWFNPAFVEIPETFKPAPASNEKTEYQKMVVSTRPFSRSISLSGVVAPLEELTLVAPFSGIVTKTDFFYGERIPRNQTIITLDTSEIASKMRSAFTEYIKSRKKYYELTNWKNTSEVLKARRELEQAKRTLSSSKAKADEDKMLFEKGIIPRNQYDTSFQELKNNESRLVSCQENYRDVLNKGDNEYIEIARMELANAETNYNTLKEKMSRAMVTAPVSGVALRPNSKNGDAKEITSGMSITEGQPLLSIASLEGLSISAKVDELNINSLQLGQPVTVTGDAFPDHKLKGEIAMISSQAGGEGKVPTFETTIRLPNLPKDVSKNVRIGMTANMQVETYSNMNAIMVPFTAINRDGSKVFLKIREKNGTIREVEVETGYTTINEVEILSGIEPGTTILLNPEAF; from the coding sequence ATGGATAATATGCTCGACACCCCTCTTCGGGAAACAATACTTCAAGTCATGAACGATGGAGTCATGATCCTGGGCAATAAAGGGATCGTAACCGGAGCCAATCCTGCTCTTGCCAAGATGCTGGGTATTTCCGGAAACGAACTGGAAGGCATGCCACTTATGGCTGTTGTTCCTCCGGTCGAAGAGAATGATGAATTCATGCAGACCCTGCTGGACACGATTTACAAAGACTGCACCATCAGCAATAGGGCAACCCCCTACTACAAAGAAGACGGAGAAAAAATTTACCTCTCAGTCAGCGTTTCGCGCCTGAAAGACAAAGACGGAGAATCCTGCGGAGCTGTTCTGGTCCTGCGCGACATCACTGAAATAGAAAAAATGCGTCAGGATGAAAAACAATTGAATCAAGAACTGACGCAGGCCATGCGCGATGCCGACGAGTCCAACAAGGCCCTGCAAAACTCGCTCACCCAAGGAAAAAAAGTCCGCTTCATAATTATAGCAGCCGTGTTCTGCTTTTTCTGCGCAGTTGGGGCATTCTTTTGGTTCAACCCGGCTTTCGTGGAAATACCCGAGACATTCAAGCCTGCGCCCGCATCAAACGAGAAAACAGAATACCAAAAGATGGTAGTCAGCACCCGTCCCTTCTCTCGTTCCATTTCCCTTTCCGGGGTTGTAGCCCCGCTGGAGGAACTTACTCTCGTCGCTCCCTTCAGCGGAATCGTCACCAAAACCGACTTTTTCTACGGGGAAAGAATACCCCGTAATCAGACTATCATCACTTTGGACACCTCTGAAATCGCCAGCAAGATGCGCTCGGCATTCACCGAATACATCAAGTCCCGTAAGAAATATTATGAGCTGACCAATTGGAAAAACACATCCGAAGTTCTCAAGGCCAGACGTGAACTGGAACAGGCCAAACGTACTCTGAGCAGTTCAAAAGCCAAGGCAGATGAAGATAAGATGCTGTTTGAGAAGGGCATTATCCCCAGAAACCAGTACGACACATCATTTCAGGAACTGAAGAATAATGAATCCCGGCTCGTTTCATGTCAGGAAAACTACCGCGATGTGCTCAACAAAGGGGATAATGAATATATTGAAATAGCCCGCATGGAACTTGCCAACGCAGAGACCAACTACAACACCCTCAAAGAAAAAATGTCCCGGGCAATGGTGACCGCCCCAGTATCAGGGGTAGCCTTACGGCCCAACTCTAAAAACGGGGATGCCAAGGAGATCACCAGCGGCATGAGTATAACCGAAGGACAGCCGCTGCTCTCCATTGCCAGCCTTGAAGGCTTGTCCATATCTGCAAAGGTGGACGAACTGAACATCAACAGCCTGCAACTGGGCCAACCGGTCACAGTTACCGGAGACGCCTTCCCGGACCACAAACTCAAAGGCGAAATCGCCATGATTTCCTCACAGGCAGGTGGAGAAGGCAAAGTGCCTACCTTCGAGACCACCATCCGTCTGCCCAACCTGCCCAAGGATGTAAGCAAAAATGTTCGCATCGGCATGACAGCCAATATGCAGGTGGAAACATACTCCAACATGAACGCAATCATGGTCCCCTTCACAGCCATCAACCGGGATGGAAGCAAGGTATTTCTGAAGATCAGGGAGAAGAACGGAACCATCCGCGAAGTGGAGGTTGAAACCGGATACACCACCATCAATGAAGTAGAAATCCTCTCCGGCATAGAACCGGGAACAACCATCCTGCTTAATCCGGAAGCGTTCTGA
- a CDS encoding TolC family protein, whose product MLSFICAFSLCLPAYAENETTAHVNNGTLTLSMDEVVRLTIRNNSNVATNYLQRVTEKFDLEKAEAKFEPVINIDGSFNAEAFQRNMRISDNGTQTPASKWNAGGKASITQKIPTGGTLSFVWDNKYSENSDGTLSYDGDSSVTRSKEYTREASSKWRIELTQPLLKGAGIDYNMASIRLARITDKRNILSLRDNLSQLINSGLNYYFTFKQAKENLEIQKQALERSERLLEVNQFKQSMGRMSASDVVQAEADVASGRLSLEEARNSLDKARRDLLNHLEMDPNLEIEPVEDEIRDVEPDYERCMLVALKNNQTYMDKVFAVTESNINAMMAENEREWQLDLKGGYEETQTSKNSYSASTSADELSAGIELSAPINIWGDDQLERKRKLLTAEVNKRKAKLELKRAKTNLQTEVANAVRDVRMRWKMIGLAKKNTELKALQLENENTKLMVGRTTNFEVVSYQNQLVQAQLAETSKQITYVQSLLILDQLLGTTMETWHVEFKHNDRQLEEDLNNKIRPLVWTWW is encoded by the coding sequence TTGCTGTCATTTATTTGTGCCTTTTCCCTTTGCCTACCGGCTTATGCGGAGAACGAAACAACGGCACATGTAAATAACGGCACCTTAACCCTGTCCATGGATGAAGTGGTAAGGCTGACCATCCGCAACAACTCCAATGTTGCAACCAACTACCTGCAACGCGTTACAGAAAAATTTGATCTTGAAAAAGCGGAAGCCAAATTCGAACCGGTCATCAATATTGACGGTTCCTTCAATGCTGAAGCTTTCCAGCGCAACATGCGCATTTCCGATAACGGCACCCAGACCCCGGCTTCAAAATGGAATGCCGGAGGCAAGGCTTCCATTACCCAAAAAATCCCCACCGGGGGCACCCTCTCCTTTGTCTGGGATAATAAATACTCCGAAAACAGTGACGGAACCCTGAGCTACGACGGGGACTCTTCTGTTACGCGCTCAAAAGAATACACCCGTGAAGCATCCTCCAAGTGGCGTATCGAGCTGACCCAGCCCCTGCTCAAAGGTGCGGGAATTGATTACAACATGGCCTCCATCCGGCTGGCCCGCATTACCGACAAACGTAATATTCTCAGCTTGCGCGACAACCTCAGCCAGCTGATAAATTCAGGACTCAATTACTATTTCACATTCAAACAAGCCAAAGAGAATCTGGAAATCCAGAAACAGGCTCTTGAACGCTCGGAACGGCTGCTGGAAGTCAACCAATTCAAACAGAGCATGGGCCGCATGTCCGCCAGTGACGTGGTTCAAGCCGAAGCAGATGTGGCTTCTGGACGGCTTTCACTTGAAGAAGCACGCAACAGCCTCGATAAAGCGCGCCGCGACCTGCTTAACCATCTTGAAATGGACCCCAATCTTGAAATTGAGCCGGTAGAGGACGAAATACGGGACGTTGAGCCAGATTACGAACGATGCATGCTGGTGGCACTGAAAAACAACCAGACATACATGGACAAGGTTTTTGCGGTCACAGAGTCTAACATCAACGCAATGATGGCTGAGAATGAACGCGAATGGCAGCTGGACCTCAAGGGCGGCTATGAAGAAACACAAACATCAAAGAACTCCTACTCCGCCTCCACCAGTGCAGATGAACTCTCAGCCGGAATTGAACTTTCGGCACCCATCAATATATGGGGCGATGATCAATTGGAGAGAAAAAGAAAGCTTCTTACTGCCGAGGTGAATAAACGCAAGGCCAAGCTGGAACTGAAACGGGCCAAGACCAATTTACAGACCGAAGTTGCCAATGCCGTGCGGGACGTAAGAATGCGCTGGAAGATGATTGGACTGGCTAAAAAGAACACCGAGCTCAAAGCTCTGCAGCTGGAAAATGAAAACACCAAACTGATGGTAGGCCGGACCACCAACTTCGAGGTGGTTTCATATCAGAACCAACTGGTACAGGCCCAGCTCGCGGAAACCTCCAAGCAGATTACTTATGTTCAATCTTTGCTTATTCTTGACCAGCTCCTAGGCACAACCATGGAAACATGGCATGTTGAATTCAAACATAATGACAGGCAACTGGAAGAAGACCTCAATAACAAAATCCGCCCACTGGTCTGGACATGGTGGTAG
- a CDS encoding C-GCAxxG-C-C family protein: protein MNCSKTEKLICESTGRNARELYGSDAMCCSEAVLWTINHEFGGGLSKEMAIALSKGFCGGIGDAGCICGALSGAVMGLSLILCNGPLPAGEDQVRSLSKELHDSFMAEHGSVCCRILSRDRDHEAETKGICLDYVESATAICTRLLLNPEAVVQHEERCSAPFIKDSTADQTALI from the coding sequence ATGAACTGTTCAAAGACTGAAAAGCTGATCTGCGAATCCACCGGGCGCAATGCCAGGGAACTTTACGGCAGCGATGCCATGTGCTGTTCCGAAGCAGTGCTCTGGACCATCAATCATGAATTCGGCGGAGGTCTGAGCAAAGAAATGGCAATTGCGCTGAGCAAAGGTTTCTGCGGCGGCATCGGTGACGCAGGCTGTATCTGCGGAGCCCTGTCCGGTGCGGTCATGGGTTTATCCCTGATTCTCTGCAATGGGCCACTCCCCGCCGGCGAGGATCAGGTTCGTTCCCTTTCCAAGGAACTGCACGACAGCTTTATGGCTGAACACGGATCAGTCTGCTGCCGTATCTTAAGCCGGGACCGCGACCATGAAGCAGAAACCAAAGGCATATGCCTTGATTACGTAGAGTCCGCAACAGCAATCTGCACCCGTTTGCTCCTTAACCCGGAAGCAGTGGTTCAGCATGAAGAACGCTGCTCCGCACCCTTCATAAAAGACTCAACAGCGGATCAAACCGCTTTGATATAA
- a CDS encoding glycyl-radical enzyme activating protein, with protein sequence MSQGMIYNIQRMSLHDGPGLRTTVFLKGCPLTCLWCSNPESQQVKPQMMCFTDLCTGCGKCVEVCPNGAVIEIDGKFGRDTEKCTNCGACTENCAGKAREISGKIMTVEEVMDVVRKDALFYDNSGGGVTFGGGEPTSGGQFFLDMVEAAVNEGYHVTVDTCGYCPEERFDKTIELADLFLFDCKHMNPEEHKKLTGVDNAIILRNMGTALSSGKEVRIRMPLMPEMNDSEENIAAMAEFLKGYGRDKVEVMPCHAFGRNKYAALGWKYKMDREYTPEQLDVVFKRFADYGLKTEII encoded by the coding sequence ATGAGCCAAGGTATGATCTACAATATTCAGCGTATGTCGCTCCATGATGGACCGGGACTGCGAACTACCGTTTTCCTGAAAGGCTGCCCGCTGACCTGCTTATGGTGCAGTAACCCTGAATCGCAGCAGGTAAAACCGCAGATGATGTGTTTTACCGACCTGTGCACCGGATGCGGAAAATGCGTTGAAGTCTGTCCCAACGGGGCAGTCATTGAGATCGACGGCAAGTTCGGGCGCGACACTGAGAAGTGTACCAACTGCGGTGCATGCACTGAGAACTGCGCAGGCAAGGCCCGTGAAATATCCGGCAAGATCATGACCGTTGAAGAAGTGATGGACGTTGTCCGCAAAGACGCACTTTTCTACGACAACTCCGGCGGCGGGGTAACCTTCGGCGGCGGCGAACCGACCTCCGGCGGACAATTCTTCCTCGATATGGTCGAAGCTGCGGTAAATGAAGGCTATCACGTAACCGTAGATACCTGCGGCTACTGTCCCGAAGAACGTTTCGATAAAACCATTGAATTGGCAGATCTCTTCCTGTTTGACTGCAAGCACATGAATCCGGAAGAGCACAAGAAACTGACCGGGGTGGATAACGCAATCATCCTGCGCAACATGGGCACGGCCCTTTCTTCAGGTAAGGAAGTACGCATCCGCATGCCGCTCATGCCGGAAATGAACGACTCAGAAGAAAACATCGCAGCCATGGCTGAATTCCTGAAAGGATACGGACGGGACAAAGTGGAAGTAATGCCCTGCCACGCATTCGGCCGCAATAAATACGCTGCTCTGGGCTGGAAATATAAAATGGACCGGGAATACACCCCGGAACAATTGGATGTGGTTTTCAAACGCTTTGCCGACTACGGCTTGAAAACCGAGATCATCTAA
- a CDS encoding glycyl radical protein: MNTTLSAKEETQTAAGYGINWDTAEDRVKELKNFLMNAPQIMDPERLKFLNEIYEKHQGEPVVYIRAKLFERVLTQKKIFLDGNPIVGTLTGVRAGVYAYPEWNVSWIKEEMQMAKMASLGEMKIPAETQELLEKTYKLWKGRTCVDQNNTMYKEKYGESAKKYAKAGMYYENVSVASGSGIADYGLVLNKGIRHLIEEVRTRLTETQNTLANRDKIDLYRSMLITFDAVIKHSHRYADLAEKTAAEESDPKVKAELLEIAEICRRVPEHPARNFREAIQSFWFTHLCVATEQMACAVSPGRYGQYMYPFFKKDIDEGNLTREQVLTMLKFQWIRHLELGEYQGNSYALTLSGHTGQSMTIGGVDKDGRDASTELEELMLETQIQMKSIQPTLTLLYHPKLKESYMQKVVECIRGGSGQPQILNNNVVIQRTLARFAQYPDGITLEDARNCGNYGCVSTGVCGKGSFITQEDQPCLAKVVELVLNNGKCPVTKKMVGAETGDPTTFETFEDLYEAVKGQLDNLFRISRAHSDLSQMARLQVVPSVFRSAMYDGCIEKGMCEEAGGTRYPQVNPIMTAGVDAANSILAIKHLVYDTKVVTMDELIKALKANFEGYEELRQMCFDAPKHGNDYEDVQAFVQRFYRDVDEIHHAQGPDCFGQRTPLDAYSLSYHNYFGGMMGALPNGRKAGVALTDGSVSAMPGTDKEGITALIKSGAEAIDTVRYGANHFNVKFSPSVLEGPQGAKTLISLIKTYCDFGGSHIQFNCVSSDTLKDAQQNPKDYSDLIVRVAGFSAYFTRLDCGVQNEIIKRTEYDAGRC, from the coding sequence ATGAATACAACTCTGTCTGCAAAAGAAGAAACCCAGACTGCCGCAGGATACGGCATCAATTGGGATACAGCTGAAGACCGCGTCAAGGAACTCAAAAATTTTCTCATGAACGCTCCCCAGATCATGGACCCCGAGCGTCTCAAGTTCCTGAACGAAATTTATGAAAAGCATCAGGGTGAACCTGTAGTATATATCCGCGCCAAACTTTTCGAACGCGTACTGACCCAGAAAAAAATATTTCTCGACGGCAACCCCATCGTAGGTACCCTTACAGGTGTCCGCGCAGGTGTTTACGCATACCCAGAATGGAACGTTTCCTGGATCAAAGAAGAAATGCAGATGGCCAAAATGGCTTCCCTCGGTGAAATGAAAATTCCCGCCGAGACTCAGGAACTGCTCGAAAAGACCTACAAGCTCTGGAAAGGCCGCACCTGCGTCGACCAGAACAACACCATGTACAAGGAAAAGTACGGAGAAAGCGCCAAAAAGTACGCCAAAGCCGGCATGTACTACGAAAACGTTTCCGTTGCTTCCGGTTCCGGTATTGCCGACTACGGCCTGGTGCTGAATAAAGGTATTCGCCACCTCATCGAAGAAGTTCGCACCCGTCTCACCGAGACCCAGAACACTCTTGCAAACAGAGACAAAATCGATCTCTACCGTTCCATGCTGATCACTTTTGACGCGGTAATCAAACACTCCCACCGCTATGCTGATCTTGCTGAAAAAACCGCTGCGGAAGAGTCCGATCCCAAAGTAAAAGCAGAACTGCTTGAAATCGCAGAAATCTGCCGTCGCGTTCCTGAACACCCGGCCCGCAACTTCCGTGAAGCTATCCAGTCCTTCTGGTTCACCCACCTCTGTGTAGCAACCGAGCAGATGGCTTGCGCTGTTTCCCCCGGTCGTTACGGCCAGTACATGTACCCCTTCTTCAAGAAAGACATTGATGAAGGCAACCTGACCCGCGAGCAGGTTCTGACCATGCTCAAGTTCCAGTGGATTCGTCACCTTGAACTGGGTGAATATCAGGGTAACTCCTACGCACTGACCCTTTCCGGCCACACCGGACAGTCCATGACCATCGGCGGCGTAGACAAAGACGGCCGCGACGCTTCCACCGAACTGGAAGAGCTCATGCTCGAAACCCAGATTCAGATGAAGAGCATTCAGCCTACTCTGACCCTGCTTTACCATCCGAAGCTCAAAGAATCTTACATGCAGAAAGTTGTTGAGTGCATCCGCGGCGGTTCCGGCCAGCCCCAGATCCTGAACAACAACGTAGTCATCCAGCGTACTCTTGCCCGTTTCGCACAGTACCCCGACGGCATAACCCTTGAAGATGCACGTAACTGCGGTAACTACGGCTGCGTATCCACCGGCGTTTGCGGCAAAGGAAGCTTCATCACTCAGGAAGACCAGCCCTGCCTCGCAAAAGTAGTCGAACTGGTGCTCAACAACGGTAAATGCCCTGTGACCAAGAAAATGGTCGGTGCAGAAACCGGTGATCCCACCACCTTCGAAACTTTTGAAGACCTCTACGAAGCAGTAAAAGGACAGCTGGACAATCTGTTCCGCATTTCCCGCGCCCACTCCGATCTCAGCCAGATGGCACGCCTGCAGGTTGTACCGAGCGTATTCCGCTCCGCCATGTACGACGGCTGCATTGAGAAAGGTATGTGCGAAGAAGCAGGCGGAACCCGCTACCCGCAGGTTAACCCCATCATGACCGCAGGAGTTGACGCTGCCAACTCCATCCTTGCCATCAAGCACCTTGTTTACGACACCAAGGTTGTAACCATGGACGAACTGATCAAAGCACTTAAGGCCAACTTCGAAGGTTACGAAGAACTGCGCCAGATGTGCTTTGACGCTCCCAAGCACGGCAACGACTACGAAGACGTACAGGCATTCGTACAGCGTTTCTACCGCGATGTGGATGAAATCCACCACGCTCAGGGACCGGACTGCTTTGGACAGCGCACCCCGCTGGATGCATACTCCCTGTCCTACCACAACTACTTCGGCGGAATGATGGGTGCTCTGCCCAACGGCCGTAAAGCTGGTGTGGCTCTTACCGACGGTAGTGTTTCCGCAATGCCCGGCACTGACAAGGAAGGTATCACTGCTCTGATCAAATCCGGTGCAGAAGCAATCGACACCGTCCGCTACGGCGCGAACCACTTCAACGTGAAATTCTCCCCCTCCGTGCTGGAAGGTCCTCAGGGTGCTAAGACACTGATCTCCCTGATCAAGACTTACTGCGACTTCGGCGGATCCCACATCCAGTTCAACTGCGTAAGCTCCGATACCCTGAAAGATGCGCAGCAGAACCCCAAGGATTACTCCGACCTCATCGTCCGTGTTGCGGGCTTCAGCGCCTACTTCACCAGACTGGACTGCGGCGTACAGAACGAAATCATCAAACGTACTGAATACGACGCTGGCCGTTGCTAG
- a CDS encoding sigma 54-interacting transcriptional regulator — protein sequence MYFSKDKFFNVSRRSMLTPEMIAIWDDLGLGVAVVDAEGYCEYMNPIQRRADGFTRIHVEGQHITKLYVPHELDCIPTVECLRKSEPILRKSYLYKTTNNYLAGTVSDFFPLYDQGRKDGVITFTLWTGSVPLGVSNKRSRKPASRDKDYSYYTFDSLVGEDDSLREVLAEARTAAKSSSHVMIWGESGTGKEVFAQAIHMESDRRDKPFIAENCAAIPENLLEAILFGTSKGAYTDAPDKPGLFEEANGGTLLLDELNSMPLGLQAKLLRVLQEKRVRRLGSQKEIPVDVRVISILNEAPLNAVSEGILRSDLFYRLAVVGLAIPPLRERKEDLAVLTRSFIARSEQTISPALIGVEPDVVQMFFDYDWPGNVRELLHVIEGSLALLGNRTSIGVENLPRHFREACEKSFMPAVPRSEIAAPQQINDSMLGKNFFDYNMIKRNSVVPLKSCVQQYETECIRNVLKVTGGNVAKAARIMQITGAGLRYKIQQLGIEDDY from the coding sequence ATGTATTTTAGCAAGGACAAGTTTTTTAATGTCAGTCGCCGCAGCATGCTCACTCCTGAGATGATTGCTATCTGGGATGATCTGGGACTCGGCGTGGCTGTGGTGGACGCCGAAGGTTACTGCGAGTATATGAATCCCATCCAGCGCAGGGCGGACGGCTTTACCCGAATTCATGTGGAAGGGCAGCATATTACCAAACTTTACGTGCCGCATGAATTGGATTGCATTCCCACTGTGGAGTGTCTGCGCAAAAGTGAACCCATCCTGCGCAAAAGCTATCTCTACAAGACCACCAACAATTACCTTGCCGGGACTGTTTCCGACTTCTTTCCGCTCTATGATCAGGGTCGCAAGGACGGGGTTATCACCTTTACTCTCTGGACCGGTTCAGTTCCCTTGGGCGTTAGCAATAAGAGATCACGTAAGCCTGCTTCCCGCGATAAGGATTATTCCTACTACACCTTTGATTCCCTTGTCGGCGAGGATGATTCCCTGCGCGAAGTGCTGGCCGAGGCCCGAACTGCTGCCAAGTCTTCCTCCCATGTCATGATCTGGGGTGAGAGCGGCACAGGTAAGGAGGTCTTTGCTCAGGCCATCCACATGGAAAGTGACCGTCGGGACAAGCCTTTCATTGCCGAGAACTGTGCAGCTATTCCTGAAAACCTGCTTGAGGCCATTCTTTTCGGTACCTCCAAAGGTGCCTACACCGACGCCCCTGACAAGCCCGGTTTATTTGAGGAAGCCAACGGCGGAACCCTGCTGCTTGATGAGCTTAACTCCATGCCTCTGGGCTTGCAGGCCAAGCTTTTGCGTGTCTTGCAGGAGAAGCGGGTTCGCAGGCTCGGTTCACAAAAAGAAATTCCCGTAGATGTGCGGGTGATCAGCATTCTTAACGAAGCACCTCTCAATGCTGTAAGTGAAGGTATTCTGCGCAGTGACCTTTTTTATCGTCTGGCCGTTGTCGGTCTGGCCATCCCTCCTTTGCGGGAACGCAAGGAGGATCTGGCTGTGCTTACCCGTTCTTTTATTGCCCGTTCGGAGCAGACAATTTCACCAGCTTTGATCGGGGTGGAACCGGATGTTGTGCAGATGTTTTTTGATTACGACTGGCCCGGTAACGTGCGTGAGTTATTGCACGTTATTGAGGGAAGTCTGGCTTTACTGGGGAATCGCACTTCCATCGGTGTGGAGAATCTGCCTCGCCATTTTCGCGAGGCCTGCGAGAAGTCGTTTATGCCCGCTGTTCCGCGTTCTGAAATCGCAGCTCCGCAGCAGATCAATGATTCCATGCTCGGGAAGAATTTCTTTGATTACAATATGATCAAGCGTAACAGCGTGGTTCCGCTTAAAAGCTGTGTGCAGCAGTATGAGACCGAGTGCATCAGGAATGTGCTTAAGGTAACGGGCGGCAATGTTGCCAAGGCCGCCCGGATAATGCAGATAACTGGAGCCGGTCTGCGCTATAAGATTCAGCAGCTTGGAATTGAAGACGATTATTAA